From Hydra vulgaris chromosome 15, alternate assembly HydraT2T_AEP, one genomic window encodes:
- the LOC136092154 gene encoding uncharacterized protein LOC136092154 encodes MKKLSKLLGHKRITCTAHGIHLLLTWDSLKKIPELTLLVSKCKEIIKALHFKGYMLSNEIETVKDEELFKRITTHVDELIADEEDPILDFEIETENVSILPQTQLTKSVSQADESSLEEYSEEYSLIHFDIQAKNDVIKSHEHSSLKNSVPTRWNSTLEMIESILDLKTHVNTVLKKIGKYDLCFHPEDLELLQELRNFLSPFRELTLLVSEGTPNLSCLPLMVTKIKYCCIVQVSDSSAIKQYKKLVRKCIEKRLVVTNLVELACCFDPAIRDAVLTKEKSEILLKNSYDKKKTSLFGSNILPQIGTDKKINFSASYIDNNQNSKSSNAAQDFKKLRLTLLQETAKSSLNSGAILENSNELQAEISLYLTICDNQSPAFSVLEK; translated from the coding sequence atgaaaaaattatcaaagctATTAGGCCATAAACGTATAACATGCACCGCACATGGAATTCATCTGCTTTTAACCTGGgatagcttaaaaaaaattccagaatTAACTTTACTAGTAAGCAAATgcaaagaaataataaaagctttacATTTTAAGGGATATATGCTATCGAATGAAATTGAAACTGTGAAAGACGAGGAGTTGTTCAAAAGAATTACAACTCATGTTGACGAGCTAATAGCTGATGAAGAGGATCCAATTCtcgattttgaaattgaaactgaaaatgTAAGCATTCTTCCACAAACACAGCTAACTAAATCTGTTAGTCAAGCTGATGAGAGTTCACTTGAAGAGTATTCTGAAGAGTATTCActtatacattttgacatacaaGCTAAAAATGATGTCATAAAAAGTCATGAGcatagttctttaaaaaatagtgtCCCAACAAGATGGAATAGTACCTTGGAAATGATTGAATCTATCTTAGATCTAAAAACTCATGTTAATacagtgttaaaaaaaattggaaagtaTGATTTATGTTTTCATCCTGAAGATTTAGAACTTCTGCAAGAACTGCGCAATTTTTTATCTCCATTTCGAGAACTGACTCTACTTGTTAGCGAGGGAACACCAAATTTGTCTTGCCTTCCACTCATggtaactaaaattaaatattgttgcATTGTTCAAGTCTCAGATTCCTCTGcgataaaacaatataaaaagttagttaGAAAATGCATTGAGAAACGGTTAGTTGTTACTAATTTAGTTGAATTAGCGTGTTGTTTTGATCCAGCAATTCGTGATGCTGTTTTGACGAAggaaaaaagtgaaattttgttaaaaaacagctatgacaaaaaaaaaacttctttatttgGTTCAAACATTTTACCACAAATAGGAACAGATAAAAAGATTAACTTCTCTGCGTCATACATTGACAATAATCAAAATAGTAAAAGCTCAAACGCAGCTcaggattttaaaaaacttagacTGACTTTATTACAGGAAACTGCAAAATCTTCACTAAACTCTGGAGCAATATTAGAGAATAGCAATGAGTTGCAAGCTGAAATAAGTCTTTATCTTACCATTTGTGATAATCAATCACCAGCCTTTTCTGTTTTGGAAAAATAA